In the genome of Coregonus clupeaformis isolate EN_2021a chromosome 1, ASM2061545v1, whole genome shotgun sequence, one region contains:
- the LOC121584249 gene encoding uncharacterized protein LOC121584249, with amino-acid sequence MSSSATTTIRPTLTADQTTVIVASVSCLVFFIVILMLLVVLYRKDLLCHRLWSYQTTQHYTDAPPQYNIRQSLVGYPYEEQTAAMTHGNVGSQLPGRLFIIGKPSSYHLDGPLPRLPSYESVRKKDRQRQIHSMIADRFGLSPTQSETAPPPTYEETFRQSMVISSEDLQSVETFPSDLPLSTSSLEHTVTIEAAPSPHHPI; translated from the exons ATGTCTTCGTCTGCAACTACAACTATCCGACCTACACTGACAGCGGATCAGACAACCGTCATCGTGGCCTCGG TGTCCTGCCTGGTGTTCTTCATAGTGATTCTCATGCTCCTGGTGGTCCTGTACAGGAAAGATCTTCTCTGCCACAGGTTGTGGAGCTACCAGACCACCCAACACTATACA GACGCTCCACCCCAGTACAACATCAGACAGTCTCTAGTAGGGTATCCCTATGAGGAACAGACTGCTGCCATGACCCACGGAAATGTGGGGTCCCAG CTTCCAGGGAGGCTGTTTATCATCGGTAAGCCGAGCAGCTACCACCTGGATGGGCCCCTGCCCCGCCTGCCATCCTACGAGAGCGTCCGTAAGAAGGACCGCCAGAGACAGATCCACTCCATGATAGCCGACCGCTTTGGTCTCAGCCCCACACAGTCTGAAACGGCG CCTCCTCCGACGTATGAGGAGACTTTTCGCCAGTCCATGGTCATCTCCTCTGAAGACCTACAGTCTGTTGAGACATTTCCTTcagacctccctctctccacctctagcCTTGAACACACAGTGACAATAGAGGCAGCCCCCTCACCTCACCACCCTATTTAG